In the genome of Acidobacteriota bacterium, one region contains:
- a CDS encoding DUF433 domain-containing protein: MPRSSPVVHSDPDILGGTPVFVGTRVPVQSLFDYLEPGDTLDEFLRQFPSLRREQAIEALEFARETLLTSARPA, encoded by the coding sequence ATGCCCCGCAGTTCGCCAGTGGTGCACTCCGACCCGGACATCCTCGGTGGCACGCCCGTGTTCGTCGGGACGCGCGTCCCCGTGCAGTCGCTGTTCGATTACCTGGAGCCGGGCGACACGCTGGATGAATTCCTCCGGCAGTTCCCGTCGCTCCGGCGGGAGCAGGCCATTGAAGCCCTCGAGTTCGCGCGAGAGACCCTGCTGACCAGTGCGCGTCCTGCTTGA